Within the Corallococcus exiguus genome, the region CCCTTGCAGCTATGTGCGCGAGTGGGAGCCGTCGTCGCTCGCGGTGGGCTGGCTTGAAAGGGGGCACGCCTATCCCCAGGGCACCGTGGACGAGAAGTTCTTCAAGGCGCTGCTCCGCCTGTGTGGGAATCCGTGGCAGCCTCCGGTGGCGTTCGCGGGCATCCACGTGTGCTCGCTTTGCCAGTTCGCGGGGAGGCTCGCGGGCACGTCCTACTTTGGTGCGGGGGGCGCCGCCGGGAATGCGAACGTCTTCATCCCTGGGGAGACGAAGGTCTTCATCGCTCCGACGATGATCGTCCACTACATCGACGCGCACGGGTACGTGCCGCCCATGGAGTTCCAGGAGGCGGTCCTCAAATGCCCTGAGATGCGCTCCATGGCCTATCTCAAGGCCATCAGGGCCCTGGGGTTCTCACTCCGCGTGACTGAGCCGCTCAATCCACTGTGAGCGTCATGAGCAACATCGTCCTGGAGTTCCCTCCTGGCTTCGAGGACTACGCTTGGGAGGTCGAGGCCAAAGGCTGGCTCCCCGGAGTCGTCGCGGTGATTCATGGGCGTCGGTACACGCTCACCGTGTACGACCCGGCTCGCTTGACCCAGGGTGTTGACGAGGCGCTGAAGGGCGGCAGGGCGTTTCTTGAGCGGAATCTCGTGGTCGTCGCTTCCGTCACGCGGGAGCGCATTGTGTCTGCCATCCAGGAAATCTTTCAGACTGGCCGGGTCAGCGACCTTCGGCCCGACTCGGGGTAGATGGATAGGCGTGGCGAAAGTCCCGCTCTCACAACAGGTGGAAGATGAATCGCAATGAGGCACATGCGTTGGTGGACGCCTACGTACGTAGGGTGAGCGCTCGAGCTGGGGCGGAGTTGATTATTCTCGATGAGCGCACGATCGAGCGTGAGTTCGGATGGGTTTTCTTCTATGCCTCGAAGCGGCACGTGGAAACTGGGGACCCGGCCTTTTCGGTAGGCGGGAATGCACCCATGATTGTAGACAGGGTGACCGGCGAGCTCCATGTAACTGGCACGGCCTATCCTGTTGAGCATTACATCGCAGAGTATGAAGCGCGCTCGAGAACACATTAGGAATGGCGTGTTTTTATGGGGCTGAATACCCTGGAGAGAACGTTTCGTTCGGGGTGTTTGACGAACTGGTTGTCGACCACTGGCTCCACATCGAGCAACTCGGCGAACGCGAGTGGTGGATGCGGATCGGGGACGCCGGGATCCTGATGGCGGTGCAAATCAGTGGCGATGTTCGGGCCGATGTAGAGCGCGGCTTCCATGCGCCAATCTACGGAACCACGACGGATGAGTGAGAAGGACCAATGGGTTCGCGACCTGGCCGGAGTTCTTCACGGGCTCTCGAAGAGGCCAGACGTCCCCATTGGGGATATCGAATGGTTGCTTCTCCGGTGTGAAGACACCCTGGCATACCAAGGGCACCTGCGCGACGCGTCTGTCCGGGAACTCGTCAAGGATGTTCGACGCTTCGAAGCGAGGTCCCCTGGCTTGCTTCCTCGGGGGCTATTGAATGGCCCTGGCAGCTAGATGCGAGTGGCGGACCGAGGGGCGCCACTCCTTCAGGAGGTACTGAAGCAGAGGAAGAGCAGAACGGCGAAGACGGAGCAGACGAGCAGTCCCAGGCCGGCGTTGGAACGGTGTTTCACGCTGGCATGGACGCTCAGCGCGATGGCGAGCCCGGCGACCGGGAGATGCCAGGCCGCGATCCGGATCAGCGCATCCTCGCTCTTGAAGAGGTGGCGGACCATGAAAACGCCATACATCACGAAGGAGAGGAACAGCGCGGCCCCTGCCAGCATCAAGCTGGGGATGCGGTTCATGGACGATGGCGGAGGGGCGCTCATGGGATCAATCCCAGTACAGGAAATGCTCAGTGGTTCGCACCCGTCCCTCTTCGTTCAACCTCACGAGGAAGGCTTCGTAGTTGTCCGTGGGGCCCTGTTGGTCGGAGTAGCGCAGCACCCGTTCGTGGCCTGACGCCCCTTCATGGGGGAGCCTGGCGAGAGGTTGTCCGAGCTTCCGGATGACCTCCGCCTCCGACTCTCCGGCTTGAATCGAACGGAAGGAGGCTTCCGAAAAGCCCTCCGCGAATCGCGTCCGTGGGGAGGCATTCCATGCAATGGCAAGAGCGAAGAGGACCTCCAGTCCCAGCAACAGCCCAAGTCCCCATCGAATCGTCGTTGCATGGCTTACACCGCTTGGTTGCATGGCTGGAAACTCAGAGACTGGCAGGAGAAATGGCACTCGGATTTCGCAGGCGATGGACTCTACCTTGGCGTCTTTTCATCGCTTTCGCGGTTGCCGGCCTCCCAATACATCTCCAACGCTTGGGACCAGGACTGCTTGGAGATTGGCGAATTGGATGCGTCCCTCATGTGGATGAGGAACATCCGGATGGCGTTCCTTTGGGGCAGGCTCAATCGATCAAACCTGCGAAGGAAGAAGGCGCGTAGGTCTGGCTGTGCTTCATCAGAGATGGTCAATGAGGACAGGAGAAAGTCG harbors:
- a CDS encoding DUF7919 family protein encodes the protein MAHFQDLTPCSYVREWEPSSLAVGWLERGHAYPQGTVDEKFFKALLRLCGNPWQPPVAFAGIHVCSLCQFAGRLAGTSYFGAGGAAGNANVFIPGETKVFIAPTMIVHYIDAHGYVPPMEFQEAVLKCPEMRSMAYLKAIRALGFSLRVTEPLNPL
- a CDS encoding YrhB domain-containing protein, with the translated sequence MNRNEAHALVDAYVRRVSARAGAELIILDERTIEREFGWVFFYASKRHVETGDPAFSVGGNAPMIVDRVTGELHVTGTAYPVEHYIAEYEARSRTH